The genome window TGATTACAAGAAGATTATGAGTATCAATATGAAGTTCAATCCACATACCTCTAGCAGGATATATCTTGGCTGAATATACAGGTCCTTGGATGCCAACTTCTTCTTCTCTGCTGAAATATACACCGGGGCATCTCTCTAACTGATTAACTATAACCCTTTCTACACCATTTATAATGAAACTACCGTTATCTGTCATTAAAGGTATATTACCTATATATATCTCTTGTTCTTTTACGCTTTTAACCTGTAGTTCTTTTGTTTGTTTATTCTGTTCTTTAACAATAAGCCGGAATTTAACTTTTAGGCGGGACTCATAAGTTGTCTTTTTTTCAATACATTCTTCAATAGTTTCAATAGGTTCCTCAAGTGTGTAATTGACATATTCCAGAGATAAAAGTCCATCTTCACTTACTACAGGAAAAGTTCTGTGAAATAATTCCTCTAATCCAGATTTTTTTCTACTTTCAGGATGTACATCTTTCTGAAGGAATTCTAAATATGGTATCTTTTGAACCCCTAACAAATCTGGAATCTCTACTCTCATTTTTTTCTCCTTTAAGGAGTTGGTTTATTTAATATCTACTTCTGCGCCAATAGCTGCCATCTTTTTCTTTATTTCTTCTGCTTCTTCTTTACTTACTTTTTCTTTAATTGGTTTCGGTAATGACTCTACAAATTCCTTCGCTTCTTTTAATCCAAAATTTGTTATCTCTCTTACCACTTTGATTGCCTGGATTTTATTTGCTCCTGCTGATTTCAATATTACATCAAAAGTGGTCTTTTCTTCTTTCTTTTCCTCTGCTGCTCCAGAACCAGCAGTGGATACACTCATTACTGCTGCAGGTGCCATCATCCCTTCTACACCAAATTTTTCTTCTAGCTTTTTCGCTAATTCTGAAAGTTCCAGCGCAGAAAGTTTTTCTATTTTTTCTACAATATCATCCAATACATTTTTTTCAACTTTTTCCATTTTCGTTCTCCTTTCTTTTATTTTCTGATATTTGTTTTAAATCCTGTATTATTCTCATTAAGGTAAAGTTTAGTGAGTTAACAATTCTTCTTGCAGGCATCTTTAAAATCCATACAATCTTTGCCTCTATTTCTTTCTTCCCAGGTAGTTTTTCTATTGATGATAGTTCTTCTGCAGAGAAAATTTTTTTCCCTATAAGAGCTGCTTTAACATTTATTTTTCCCAATTGCTTCTGGAAGTTATAAACCTCTTTCAGAATACCTATCTCATCTTCTGTATTTGTCCAGACAATAAATGCAGGTCCTCCTATTTTTGGACACATATCTTCACAATCTATTTTCTTATATATCCTTTCAAGTAGAGTGTTTTTAACAACCTGCATTTTACATCCCTTCCCTTTTAATCCACTTCTTATCTTTTGCATTTCAAGAACAGAAAGTCCTGAAAACCCAACGATAATGTTTATATTATTTTCCTGGACTTGTTTACTCATCTTCTCTACAAATTCTTCTTTTTTCTTTTTGGTCAATCTTTTCATTGTTCTATCTCCTGACTCTAAATAATTTCAATCTCTTTGAGTACCTTTCCTGTGTCAAGTTTTAAAGGAGGAGACATAGTTAAGGAAAGGGTTACATTACGAATATAATTACCTTTTGCCGAAGAAGGTTTTGCTGCAAGAACCGCCTTTAAGGCAGAATTTATATTTTCTATCAATTTTTCTTTATCAAAAGAGGCCTTACCTACAGGAAGATGTAAATTTCCATCTTTATCCATTCTAAACTCTATCCGTCCTTTTTTTAGTTCAGTTATAATTCCTTTTATATCTTTTGTTACAGTTCCACTTTTGGGATTTGGCATAAGGCCTCTTGGTCCTAATATTTTTCCTAAAGGAGATACTATCTTCATCATATCAGGAGTTGCTACAACACTATCAAAGTCCATAAAACCATTCTTAATCTTTTCTGCTAATTCTTCTCCCCCTACATAGTCAGCCCCTGCCTCTTTTGCTTTTCCGACATCCTCTCCCGTAGCAAAGACAAGAACCTTTACGGATTTTCCAGAACCATAAGGAAGAACTACGGAACCTCTTACCGGCTGCTGTAGTTTTTTAACATCAATTCCCAGACGGATTGCCATATTAACTGTTTCATCAAATTTTCTTTTTCCAGCCATATCTTTCAACCTATCAACTATCTCTTCAATTCCATATACCTTATCTTCTTTTTTCTTTTCTATCTCTTTATACTTTTTGCTCCGTATCTTCACTTTATAGCTCCCTTTTTTGGTTCTATTCAACTACTTCCACGCCCATGCTTTTTGCTGTTCCTTCTACTATTTTTATAGCACTTTGAAGGTTGTCTGTATTCAAATCAGCCATCTTTATCTTTGCGATTTCCTCAATCTGTTTTTTGGTAATTTTCGCTACTTTTTCTCTATTAGGTACTCCTGAGCCTTTTACTATATTTACTGCTTTTTTAATCAGTTCCGCTGTAAGTGGGGTTTTAATTTTATATTCAAAACTACGGTCTTCATAAACTGTTAATACTACAGGTAGGATTCCCTCTTTTCCTTTTGTTTCAGCATTAAACGCCTTACAAAACTCCATAATATTAACTCCATGTTGCCCCAGTGCAGGACCTACCGGTGGGGCAGGTGTTGCCTGTCCTGCCGGAATCTGGAGTTTTATAACTGCCTTTACTTTTTTTTCAACCATAGGTTATCTCCCTTTATATCTTCTCTACCTGCCAGTAACTTAATTCAACAGGGGTTGCTCTGCCAAAGATTGATACACTAACCTTCAATC of bacterium contains these proteins:
- the rplL gene encoding 50S ribosomal protein L7/L12, which encodes MEKVEKNVLDDIVEKIEKLSALELSELAKKLEEKFGVEGMMAPAAVMSVSTAGSGAAEEKKEEKTTFDVILKSAGANKIQAIKVVREITNFGLKEAKEFVESLPKPIKEKVSKEEAEEIKKKMAAIGAEVDIK
- the rplJ gene encoding 50S ribosomal protein L10 is translated as MKRLTKKKKEEFVEKMSKQVQENNINIIVGFSGLSVLEMQKIRSGLKGKGCKMQVVKNTLLERIYKKIDCEDMCPKIGGPAFIVWTNTEDEIGILKEVYNFQKQLGKINVKAALIGKKIFSAEELSSIEKLPGKKEIEAKIVWILKMPARRIVNSLNFTLMRIIQDLKQISENKRKENENGKS
- the rplA gene encoding 50S ribosomal protein L1, with the translated sequence MKIRSKKYKEIEKKKEDKVYGIEEIVDRLKDMAGKRKFDETVNMAIRLGIDVKKLQQPVRGSVVLPYGSGKSVKVLVFATGEDVGKAKEAGADYVGGEELAEKIKNGFMDFDSVVATPDMMKIVSPLGKILGPRGLMPNPKSGTVTKDIKGIITELKKGRIEFRMDKDGNLHLPVGKASFDKEKLIENINSALKAVLAAKPSSAKGNYIRNVTLSLTMSPPLKLDTGKVLKEIEII
- the rplK gene encoding 50S ribosomal protein L11, whose amino-acid sequence is MVEKKVKAVIKLQIPAGQATPAPPVGPALGQHGVNIMEFCKAFNAETKGKEGILPVVLTVYEDRSFEYKIKTPLTAELIKKAVNIVKGSGVPNREKVAKITKKQIEEIAKIKMADLNTDNLQSAIKIVEGTAKSMGVEVVE